One genomic segment of Acomys russatus chromosome 6, mAcoRus1.1, whole genome shotgun sequence includes these proteins:
- the Flvcr1 gene encoding feline leukemia virus subgroup C receptor-related protein 1 has translation MARPDDEERPAVAPGHQLAKGYLPVPRGAPAGEAQNGGPGLGPDVAGAPGGPLALQAAAEEETQARLLPADGAEDVPCPARSPRTALSPRRFVVLLIFSLYSLVNAFQWIQYSIISNVFEGFYDVSALHINWLSMVYMLAYVPLIFPATWLLDTRGLRLTALLGSGLNCLGAWVKCGSVQRHLFWVTMVGQSLCSVAQVFILGLPSRIASVWFGPKEVSTACATAVLGNQLGTAVGFLLPPVLVPNTQNNTELAYNISTMFYGTAVTSTVLFFLTVIAFKEKPPFPPSQAQAVLQDSPPEKYSYKSSIWNLFKNIPFVLLLVSYGIMTGAFYSLSTLLNQIILASYEGEEVNAGRIGLTLVLAGMVGSILCGLWLDYTKTYKQTTLMVYILSFIGMLVFTFTVDLQYIFVVFITGGILGFFMTGYLPLGFEFAVEITYPESEGTSSGLLNAAAQIFGILFTLAQGKLMSDNDSKPGNIFLCAWLLLGIVLTALIKSDLRRHNINTGLTNGDVKAVPVDSPVDQKPKVMMLSPQPESSL, from the exons ATGGCGCGGCCCGACGACGAGGAGAGGCCGGCCGTGGCTCCCGGGCACCAGCTAGCGAAGGGATACCTTCCGGTGCCGAGGGGCGCCCCGGCCGGGGAGGCGCAGAACGGAGGCCCCGGGCTCGGCCCCGACGTCGCGGGGGCCCCGGGCGGGCCGCTAGCTTTGCAggcggcggcggaggaggagACTCAGGCCCGGCTGCTGCCCGCGGACGGCGCGGAGGACGTCCCGTGCCCCGCGCGCTCCCCGCGCACGGCGCTGTCGCCGCGGCGCTTCGTGGTGCTGCTCATCTTCAGCCTGTACTCCCTGGTGAACGCCTTCCAGTGGATCCAGTACAGCATCATCAGCAACGTGTTCGAGGGCTTCTACGACGTGTCGGCGCTGCACATCAACTGGCTGTCCATGGTGTACATGCTGGCCTACGTGCCCCTCATCTTCCCGGCCACCTGGCTGCTGGACACGCGAGGCCTGCGGCTCACAGCGCTGCTGGGCTCCGGCCTCAACTGCCTGGGCGCCTGGGTCAAGTGCGGCAGCGTGCAGCGGCACCTCTTCTGGGTCACCATGGTAGGGCAGAGCCTGTGCTCCGTGGCCCAGGTCTTCATCCTGGGCTTGCCCTCCCGCATCGCCTCGGTGTGGTTTGGACCCAAGGAGGTGTCGACGGCTTGTGCCACCGCAGTGCTGGGCAATCAG CTTGGAACTGCAGTCGGCTTTTTGTTACCACCTGTTTTAGTGCCCAACACACAGAATAACACAGAGCTGGCTTATAACATCAGCACCATGTTTTACGGAACAGCAGTCACCTCCacggttttattttttttaacagtaattG CATTCAAGGAAAAGCCTCCTTTCCCACCGAGTCAGGCTCAGGCAGTGCTTCAAGACAGCCCCCCTGAAAAGTACTCCTACAAGAGCTCTATTTGGAACCTGTTCAAAAACATCCCCTTTGTTCTCCTGCTGGTCAGTTATG gcaTCATGACTGGAGCGTTTTACTCACTTTCAACATTATTGAATCAGATAATATTGGCATCCTATGAG GGAGAAGAAGTAAATGCTGGAAGGATTGGGCTAACCCTGGTGCTGGCTGGAATGGTGGGCTCGATTCTTTGTGGCTTATGGCTAGATTACACCAAAACCTACAA GCAGACGACTCTCATGGTGTACATTTTGTCTTTCATTGGAATGCTTGTATTCACTTTCACGGTGGACCTTCAGTACATCTTTGTGGTGTTTATTACTGGCGGGATCCTTGG CTTCTTCATGACTGGTTACCTTCCCCTGGGTTTTGAGTTTGCTGTTGAGATCACGTACCCTGAGTCTGAGGGcacatcctctggcctcctcaaCGCTGCCGCACAG atatttggaATTCTGTTCACATTGGCTCAAGGAAAGCTCATGTCAGACAACGATTCGAAGCCTGGAAACATTTTCCTCTGTGCCTGGCTGCTCTTAGGCATCGTTTTAACAG CATTGATCAAGTCTGATCTGCGAAGACACAACATAAACACAGGACTTACGAACGGTGACGTTAAAGCC GTGCCCGTTGATAGTCCCGTAGATCAAAAACCAAAAGTGATGATGTTGTCGCCACAGCCAGAGTCTTCACTCTGA